Proteins encoded in a region of the Antedon mediterranea chromosome 2, ecAntMedi1.1, whole genome shotgun sequence genome:
- the LOC140041076 gene encoding electrogenic aspartate/glutamate antiporter SLC25A12, mitochondrial-like: MTLLGFRQASCSPAENTGLHLIKRADPTLLRQIFHKYASIESETGERFMTQEDLIRNYLGLQPERNYNPVTMKLLASVVDQTKDGKVSFIEFQAFEALLCSPDALHMVAFQLFDTNGSGFVSFDEFKNVFSQMEIHQRIPFNFDCPFVTYHFGSNRKTQLSYSEFSHFLVNLQEVHANQAFQKLDTKKQGVINALEFQKVMTTIRRHMLTPYVEENLVNVAGGETKHLVSYPYFLAFNSMLKDVELMRRIYNSIAKYDPTVAVTKEEFLHASQVFPQVSPLEVEILFHLCTQDKSTGRIRMGDIDKIAPGADLVRQQTEQPKTEVDRTVLVQVAESVYRFALGSVAGATGATAVYPIDLVKTRMQNQRGGSVVGELMYKNSIDCFTKVVRFEGIFGLYRGLLPQIVGVAPEKAIKLTMNDLVRDKVRNKDGSLPLWGEILAGGCAGGSQVMFTNPLEIVKIRLQVAGEIAGGPRVSAINVIKDLGIFGLYKGARACFLRDIPFSALYFTSYAHFKKYFADENGHNSPLSLLTAATISGAPAASLVTPADVIKTRLQVVARSGQTTYAGVFDCARKIWAEEGGTAFWKGAGARVCRSSPQFGVTLLTYELLQRYLPVDFGGNQPEGSKTSKSMHLADLPPVNPEHIGGLRLAVATFTGVESKFGLFLPKFRNPIAKVES, from the exons ATGACGTTGCTAGGTTTCCGGCAAGCATCGTGTTCTCCAGCTGAAAATACG GGACTGCATCTAATAAAACGGGCAGATCCAACATTACTGCGGCAAATATTTCACAAG TATGCAAGTATTGAAAGTGAAACGGGTGAAAGATTTATGACACAAGAAGATCTTATCCGTAATTATTTAGGATTGCAGCCTGAAAGAAACTACAACCCCGTCACAATGAAGCTGTTGGCGTCAGTTGTGGACCAGACTAAAGACGg GAAGGTATCGTTCATAGAGTTCCAAGCCTTTGAGGCCTTGCTCTGTTCACCAGATGCCTTACACATGGTTGCCTTCCAATTGTTTGATACCAACGGATCTGGATTTGTATCATTTG ATGAATTTAAGAACGTGTTCAGTCAAATGGAGATCCATCAACGAATACCTTTCAACTTTGACTGTCCATTTGTAACTTATCATTTTGGTTCTAACAGAAAGACTCAACTCTCTTACTCAGAGTTCTCACACTTTTTAGTT AACCTTCAAGAAGTGCACGCAAATCAGGCATTTCAGAAACTTGACACCAAAAAACAGGGTGTCATCAACGCATTAGAATTCCAGAAGGTGATGACTACAATAAGACGCCATATGCTAACGCCATACGTTGAAGAAAATCTGGTTAAT GTTGCTGGTGGAGAAACAAAGCATTTAGTTAGTTATCCATATTTTTTGGCGTTCAATTCAATGTTGAAAGATGTGGAACTTATGAGAAGAATATACAACTCAATAGCCAAGTATGATCCAACTGTAGCAGTAACAAAAG agGAGTTTCTTCATGCCTCTCAAGTATTTCCTCAAGTTTCACCCTTAGAAGTAGAAATATTATTCCATCTTTGTACACAGGATAAATCAACAGG GCGTATAAGAATGGGAGACATAGACAAGATAGCGCCAGGAGCTGACTTAGTCCGTCAACAAACAGAACAGCCAAAAACAGAAGTAGACAGAACCGTATTGGTACAGGTGGCTGAGTCTGTCTATAGGTTTGCCTTGGGTTCTGTTGCTGGGG CTACCGGTGCTACGGCCGTTTACCCAATAGATTTGGTGAAAACAAGGATGCAGAACCAGCGTGGTGGCTCAGTGGTGGGAGAGCTGATGTACAAGAACAGTATTGACTGCTTCACAAAGGTAGTCAGGTTTGAAGGAATATTTGGATTGTACAGAG gtCTATTGCCACAAATTGTAGGTGTAGCCCCAGAGAAGGCCATAAAGCTAACAATGAACGATTTGGTACGAGATAAAGTGCGCAATAAAGATGGATCACTGCCCCTTTGGGGTGAAATCTTAGCTGGTGGTTGT GCTGGAGGCTCTCAAGTTATGTTCACTAACCCGCTAGAAATTGTTAAGATCCGATTGCAAGTAGCAGGTGAGATTGCTGGTGGCCCACGAGTGAGTGCAATCAACGTCATCAAAGATCTTGGCATATTTGGTCTTTACAag GGAGCTCGTGCTTGTTTTCTGCGTGATATACCTTTCTCTGCATTGTATTTTACCTCATAtgcacattttaaaaaatactttgcTGATGAGAATGGTCACAATAGTCCTTTGTCATTGCTAACGGCAGCTACAATCTCAG GTGCACCAGCAGCTTCTCTTGTAACACCAGCAGATGTGATCAAGACGAGGCTGCAGGTGGTGGCACGTAGTGGCCAGACAACCTATGCCGGTGTCTTTGACTGTGCAAGAAAGATTTGGGCAGAAGAGGGTGGAACTGCATTCTGGAAAGGTGCCGGTG CTCGTGTGTGTCGTTCATCACCTCAGTTTGGTGTGACTTTACTCACGTATGAATTACTGCAAAGATATCTTCCTGTTGACTTTGGTGGAAA tCAACCAGAAggctcaaaaacatcaaaatctATGCATCTTGCAGACCTTCCACCTGTTAACCCAGAACATATTGGTGGCTTAAGATTAGCTGTGGCAACATTTACTGGTGTAGAATCCAAATTTGGTCTATTTTTACCAAAATTTAGAAATCCAATCGCAAAAGTAGAAAGTTAG